The Plasmodium cynomolgi strain B DNA, scaffold: 1043, whole genome shotgun sequence genomic sequence TTTGATATAATGTACTTAAACTTTgaagatattttaaatacttACTACAAGcgtctttatttttgcttgtACTAACACTATGAATTTTACCcaattctttaaaataaatgtatgaatatttcctattttttagtTCATTTAAAGTAACATCTTCTACAACTGGTGATACACAAAACTTAcctaatttttcattaagcTTACTCCATGCCTCAATAAGatagttaaaaaaagtattttgcTAGTCTTTGCCGAatgattttttcaatttcccctattttatcatataaccaataacgTAAATAGCTGCAATGTTCAGTTTGATTGggtttttcctctttgtttattttttctaaatgaTATACGAGCTTACTGCAAAGTTCTTTGGCTTGGGAATTAATTTCACTTTTACTATCTTGTACATcacaataatttttattttgaggTTTTGTTTCGTTCGAAAAAAACTCCTTATACATTACATCAAGTCCTACCTTTTTGGATTCATCCTCCTGAAAATAATCACAGGACAGTTATTACACATGTACCAAAATTATCGTTCTAATAacagaatttttc encodes the following:
- a CDS encoding hypothetical protein (putative) is translated as MTGQKPPEPKLEDESKKVGLDVMYKEFFSNETKPQNKNYCDVQDSKSEINSQAKELCSKLAWSKLNEKLGKFCVSPVVEDVTLNELKNRKYSYIYFKELGKIHSVSTSKNKDACSKYLKYLQSLSTLYQKYWKKQCDYFFLGPAAVDYFPCYYKYELSYLMSGLQNCKDGKEPYRAGQEFQQFYQQKQERQLHRFKQNQQIQQEKTKKILHIYLQYNNKL